TAAACTGCGACACAGGCTGGTATATCTTAAAGCTGCAGGATGACTCTGAGGAGCTGGCAAGCAAGTCCGGCAGCTACGTTGGCCAACTGCATGGCGGATACGTCACGACAGACAATCTGCCGGAGGCATACAGGCAGGTGGGGCAGCGGGCGCAGCTGCGGCTGGAGCTGAACACTTCCTACGGGCCTCGCTGCGTTGCCACAGCCATGATGTATCCTGCCGTGCGGGTAACAGAGGTTTGCGGCGCAGACAACAAATAAATTGAAGCAATTTGTGACAATGGTTAGTGAATGAATACTGATTTCTTTCAGAGGGCCTGCCGGTGCAGGCCCTTTGTTTTACAGGCCGATCCCATGTATAACCTCTGACTTTACCCGGGCTGGGTTATTGTTCTGAATTATGGAAGACAGGTACAGAAACTGCGCAGAGGCTTGAATTTTGCGGGAAGTGATGCTGGGGAAAGCATACGGATATCAGCCATAAGAAATTAAAGTGGTGTGTTATGATTTTTGCCAGTGGGAAGTATACAATAAACTGTTGCCCTTGAAGTTTAGTAGGGGTAATATCTTTCAGTAGAAGAAAATATAGTGTTATATTTGAAGCTGAATTACATTACCGCCTTGTGCTTTTAATTTAAAAAGGTTTATCAAGCGGCAGCTTGTCCGGTGATGAGTGTGCAGCCGCAGGATCCTGAAATATTCCTGACCAGATTGGGAGATCCGTTTTCACGTTATTATATGTTATTCGCTAAGAAAAAATCACCTTCTAAGTATAGCCTCCATTATCTTTTTGCCTGCCTGAGCGCACTGCTGGTTCTTTCCTCCTGCGAGGACCCGAACGAGTTGGGGCTTGCCCTGGTGGAAGACAATGTGCAGGGAAACTTCATAGACACCCTCACCCTGGATGTGTCAACGGTACTGCTGGATTCCGTAGCCACTTCCGGCACAAGCACCTTGCTGGTGGGTAAGTACAACGTGCCCAATGCCGGTACGCTAATGGCCTCCACTTTCTTTCAGGTTGGCCTGGGCGCCACCTGGACCCTGGCCGCCGATGCCACGTTCGAGTCCATCGAATTGATCTTGCCGACGTCCGGTTACTATTACGGCGACACGGCTGCCGCTCTGACAGTAGATGTTAACGAAGTAACCTCTACCCTAAGAACAAGGGCCCTTTCCCCTGTTTTCCCGAATGAGGAGCCACGATCGCTCTTTTACCAGGCCAATGCCATTTACAATAACAGTAAAGTAGCCGTTGCCGCTACACCGTTGGCCACGCACACGTTCACGCCCCGTCCTTTATCCAAAGATACCGTTATAGTTTCATTGGCAGATGAACTGGGGCAGCAGTGGCTTGCGCTTCGTAAAGCCGACAATGCCAGCCTTACGGATAATGCCGCCTTCCTGACCTACTTCAGGGGCCTGAATATTGCGCCTGTGCAGGGGAACGCCGTTATTGGATTCTCCTCCACACCGGTTGTGCGACTGAATTATTCGGAGACTGTTAATGGCGCTAGAGTGGCGAAGTCGCACGATTTCCCGCTGAACAACACAAGCGTGCAGTTCAACAAAATTACAAATGACTTTGCCGGCTCCCCGCTGGAGGGAATCAAAAGAGGCGAGGAGTTGTCAGCCCAGGCATCTAACGGTGTGAGCGTGGCGCAGGGCGGAAGTGGCCTGATGATAAAGGTGGAGATTCCGCACCTGAACCGTTTAAAGGAGCAGCTGAAGCCGGAGTTTATCAACCAGGCCGTTCTGATCGTGGAGCCGCTGGCAGGCAGCCAGACCGCCTACCCGTATCCGGTGCCGCCTTCCCTGGCCTTGTACAGAACAAACGAGAATAATGTGCCGATCATGAACGTGCTGGCTGACTTTGGCTCTACTGCTAGGGAGCCTCAGCCGCTAATCGCCAACTTTATAAAAAGCACGACAGCAGGACAGAACAACCGCTACGAGTTTATCATAACCGAATACATTGTGGATAAACTCAATGATGCGCGTATCGGGACAGACAATGCCTTGTTCATTGCGCCGCCGCCATCAGCTGTACAGAACGGCGTTAGTCGTCTGGTGATTGGTGCACAGGATAAAGGCACCAAGAACATCAGGTTGAAAATTTATTATACTACCATTAAATAAGATCGGTGACATGAGAAACCTTTTAAGGAACATGCGTCTTTTATCGGCTTTGATGTTGCTGCTTTCGATGGGCGTGTTTACGTCCTGCGACTCGGAGGAGGAACTGGTAATTGGAGAGTGGGAAAGGCTGGGTGATTTTGAGGGCGTAGCCAGAAGCAGCGCCGTTTCATTTGTGATTAACGGTAAAGCTTATGTGGGCACCGGCTACAGTGGAACAACGCGCCTGAAAGACTTTTGGATGTATGAGCCGGCAACGGACAACTGGACAAGGTTAGCTGATTTTCCCGGCGAGGCCCGTAGCGCGGCGGTTGGCTTTTCGGCCAATGGCAAAGGCTATGTCGGCACAGGTTACAATGGGAGTGGCTTCTTAAAGGATTTTTACGAGTACGACCCCGCAACCAACGCATGGACGCAGATTGCAGACTTTCCGGGTTCTGCCCGCCTCAGTGCTATTGCCATGTCCTTTGACCAGGTGGGCTACGTAGGCGCAGGCTATGACGGGAGCTACCTGAAAGACTTCTGGAAGTATAACCCTGCCACCGGTGCCTGGGAAGCGCAGGCCGAGTTAGTCGGCGCCAGAAGGTTGGGCGGTTTTGCCTTCACCACGAATGGCAAAGGCTATGTAGGCGGCGGCACAAACGCTGGCGTTTACAATACGGATTTACTTGAGTTTGACCCGGCCACCGGCACCTGGAAAATTTTGCGTGCATTTGACACCAGCGGCAGGGAACCAGACAGCTATCCTAAAATTGGCCCATACGCCACCGCATTTGCTGTTGGCAACCAGGGCTATGTCGTAAACGAGGGCTTCGTGGACAATGAAGGTCAGCGAATGTCAGTAGATGAAGTATGGCAGTATGAGCCAACCACAGATTCTTGGACAAAGCTGCAGAACTTTAGAGGATCGCTTAGAGAAGGCGCCGTGGGTTTTGGCATTGGTGACCGGGGTTATGTTGGTCTTGGCAATCAAGGCACTTTCGACTTCAAGAAGGACTTCTGGACGCTGAAC
Above is a window of Pontibacter akesuensis DNA encoding:
- a CDS encoding DUF4270 family protein encodes the protein MLFAKKKSPSKYSLHYLFACLSALLVLSSCEDPNELGLALVEDNVQGNFIDTLTLDVSTVLLDSVATSGTSTLLVGKYNVPNAGTLMASTFFQVGLGATWTLAADATFESIELILPTSGYYYGDTAAALTVDVNEVTSTLRTRALSPVFPNEEPRSLFYQANAIYNNSKVAVAATPLATHTFTPRPLSKDTVIVSLADELGQQWLALRKADNASLTDNAAFLTYFRGLNIAPVQGNAVIGFSSTPVVRLNYSETVNGARVAKSHDFPLNNTSVQFNKITNDFAGSPLEGIKRGEELSAQASNGVSVAQGGSGLMIKVEIPHLNRLKEQLKPEFINQAVLIVEPLAGSQTAYPYPVPPSLALYRTNENNVPIMNVLADFGSTAREPQPLIANFIKSTTAGQNNRYEFIITEYIVDKLNDARIGTDNALFIAPPPSAVQNGVSRLVIGAQDKGTKNIRLKIYYTTIK
- a CDS encoding Kelch repeat-containing protein — translated: MRNLLRNMRLLSALMLLLSMGVFTSCDSEEELVIGEWERLGDFEGVARSSAVSFVINGKAYVGTGYSGTTRLKDFWMYEPATDNWTRLADFPGEARSAAVGFSANGKGYVGTGYNGSGFLKDFYEYDPATNAWTQIADFPGSARLSAIAMSFDQVGYVGAGYDGSYLKDFWKYNPATGAWEAQAELVGARRLGGFAFTTNGKGYVGGGTNAGVYNTDLLEFDPATGTWKILRAFDTSGREPDSYPKIGPYATAFAVGNQGYVVNEGFVDNEGQRMSVDEVWQYEPTTDSWTKLQNFRGSLREGAVGFGIGDRGYVGLGNQGTFDFKKDFWTLNPAVIKE